The following is a genomic window from Butyricimonas faecihominis.
GCCCAATTGGGATTCAAGAATATGACCATTTTCAAAACAGACGTGTTTATCGCCTGCAAAAAACTGAACGGAACGACCTTTGACATCATTTTCGCAGACCCTCCTTACAACCTAGAAAAAATCAACGAGATTCCGGCTGCCATTTTCAATAACGATCTACTGGCCCCGGACGGAATCGCCATTATCGAACATCCCGGCACCGTGGACTTCTCCTCGGAACCCAACTTTTTCGAACATCGCCGGTACGGTAGTGTTAACTTCTCGATCTTCAAAAGACAATAAACAAACCTAATAAATGTAACATTGATGTAACGGAATCGTATTATTTAGGAAACCTTTTCAGTCTACTTTAGCTGCCGAAAACAAGAGGTATTTAATTTTAATATTAACTAAAAGTTTGACAAATGAAAAGGATTTTAATTAGTGTGGTTTTAGCTGCTATTTGTTTAAGTAGTTTCGGTCAGAAACAAGAAGAAAAGA
Proteins encoded in this region:
- a CDS encoding RsmD family RNA methyltransferase, coding for MRIISGTHKGKIITPDKNFKARPTTDFAKENLFNVLNNYIDIEDASVLDLFAGTGSISYEFASRGAGKIVSIELNYNHYAFIKKTAAQLGFKNMTIFKTDVFIACKKLNGTTFDIIFADPPYNLEKINEIPAAIFNNDLLAPDGIAIIEHPGTVDFSSEPNFFEHRRYGSVNFSIFKRQ